The Streptomyces sp. DH-12 genome has a window encoding:
- a CDS encoding helix-turn-helix domain-containing protein, translated as MPLDTAGLPSSPAGRRPHRVVVLALDGLLPFELGIPHRVFGRPRDEHGRPLYEVLTCSVRPPGPVETDADFTVHVPHGPEALAGADTVIVPACYERGPVFERGELTDELADALGRIPPAARIASICTGVYVLAAAGRLDGRRATTHWADAERLQRLFPRIDVDPDVLFVDDGDILTSAGVAAGIDLCLHMVRCDHGAAVANDVARRTVVPPYRDGGQAQYIQRPVPDPQQASTSGARAWALGRLHEPIQLRDMAERESMSVRTFTRRFREETGVSPGQWLTRQRVERARYLLESTDLTVDQVARDAGFGTAQSLRARLQAALGVTPTAYRRTFRAERGEAAAAGS; from the coding sequence ATGCCTCTGGACACGGCCGGACTCCCGTCCTCCCCCGCCGGCCGCCGGCCCCACCGCGTGGTCGTGCTCGCCCTCGACGGGCTGCTGCCGTTCGAGCTGGGCATCCCCCACCGTGTGTTCGGCCGCCCCCGGGACGAGCACGGGCGCCCGCTGTACGAGGTGCTCACCTGCTCGGTCCGGCCGCCCGGCCCGGTCGAGACGGACGCCGACTTCACCGTCCACGTCCCCCACGGCCCGGAGGCCCTGGCCGGCGCCGACACCGTGATCGTCCCCGCCTGCTACGAGCGGGGCCCGGTCTTCGAGCGGGGCGAGCTGACGGACGAACTGGCCGACGCCCTCGGCCGCATCCCGCCGGCCGCCCGCATCGCCTCCATCTGCACCGGGGTGTACGTCCTCGCCGCCGCCGGCCGGCTCGACGGGCGCCGCGCCACCACCCACTGGGCCGACGCGGAGCGGCTGCAGCGGCTGTTCCCCCGGATCGACGTCGACCCGGACGTGCTGTTCGTGGACGACGGCGACATCCTCACCTCGGCGGGCGTGGCGGCCGGGATCGACCTGTGCCTGCACATGGTGCGGTGCGACCACGGCGCCGCCGTCGCCAACGACGTGGCCCGGCGCACGGTGGTGCCGCCGTACCGCGACGGCGGGCAGGCGCAGTACATCCAGCGGCCGGTGCCCGACCCGCAGCAGGCGTCCACCAGCGGTGCCCGCGCCTGGGCGCTGGGCCGGCTGCACGAGCCGATCCAGCTGCGCGACATGGCCGAGCGGGAGTCGATGTCGGTGCGCACCTTCACCCGCCGCTTCCGGGAGGAGACCGGGGTCAGTCCGGGGCAGTGGCTGACCCGTCAACGGGTGGAGCGGGCGCGGTACTTGCTGGAGTCGACCGATCTGACCGTGGACCAGGTGGCGCGGGACGCGGGCTTCGGCACGGCCCAGTCCCTGCGGGCCCGCCTCCAGGCGGCCCTCGGCGTGACGCCCACGGCCTACCGCCGCACGTTCCGCGCGGAACGCGGGGAGGCGGCAGCGGCCGGGAGCTGA
- a CDS encoding MFS transporter, translating into MTTTSRTAAAGPPASGHKPNRLRVHRAWFVAAVTFVTIIGAAAFRAVPGLFIDPLNDEFGWSRGTIGAAVSVNLALYGLTAPFAAALMDRYGIRRVVAVALTVIAVGSGATVWMTAAWQLMLCWGLLVGLGSGSMALAFAATVTHRWFTERRGLVSGILTAASASGQLIFLPLLSWIVDRYSWRPAAVTVALAALAVVPFVWLLLHDHPADVGQKPYGAKEFVPRPAPVPGAARRTLTVLASAARTGPFWLLAGTFAICGASTNGLIQTHFVPASHDHGMPVTTAASLLAVIGVFDVVGTVASGWFTDRFDARRLLAVYYALRGVSLLFLPLLLAPSVHPPMLLFIVFYGLDWVATVPPTLALCREHYGDDSPVVFGWVLASHQVGAAVVAFVGGLARDAFGTYDVVWLGSGALCAAAALLALVIRERPADRPDAVAVEAVD; encoded by the coding sequence GTGACCACGACCAGCAGGACCGCCGCCGCCGGGCCGCCCGCGAGCGGCCACAAGCCGAACCGCCTCCGGGTGCACCGGGCCTGGTTCGTCGCCGCCGTCACCTTCGTGACGATCATCGGCGCCGCCGCCTTCCGCGCCGTGCCGGGGCTGTTCATCGACCCGTTGAACGACGAGTTCGGCTGGTCGCGCGGCACCATCGGCGCCGCGGTCTCCGTCAACCTGGCGCTGTACGGCCTCACCGCCCCGTTCGCGGCGGCGCTGATGGACCGCTACGGCATCCGCCGGGTCGTCGCGGTCGCCCTGACCGTGATCGCGGTGGGGTCCGGCGCCACCGTGTGGATGACCGCCGCCTGGCAGCTGATGCTCTGCTGGGGCCTGCTGGTGGGCCTCGGCTCCGGCTCCATGGCGCTGGCCTTCGCCGCCACCGTCACCCACCGCTGGTTCACCGAGCGGCGCGGCCTGGTCAGCGGCATCCTCACCGCCGCGTCCGCCTCCGGGCAGCTGATCTTCCTGCCGCTGCTGTCATGGATCGTCGACCGGTACTCCTGGCGGCCCGCGGCGGTGACGGTGGCGCTCGCCGCGCTCGCGGTGGTGCCGTTCGTCTGGCTGCTGCTGCACGACCACCCCGCCGACGTGGGCCAGAAACCGTACGGGGCGAAGGAGTTCGTGCCCAGGCCGGCGCCCGTGCCCGGGGCCGCCCGGCGCACGCTGACGGTGCTCGCCTCGGCCGCCCGCACGGGCCCGTTCTGGCTGCTCGCCGGCACCTTCGCGATCTGCGGGGCCTCCACCAACGGGCTGATCCAGACCCACTTCGTGCCCGCCTCGCACGACCACGGCATGCCTGTCACCACCGCGGCGTCCCTGCTGGCCGTCATCGGCGTCTTCGACGTGGTCGGCACGGTGGCGTCCGGCTGGTTCACCGACCGTTTCGACGCGCGCCGGCTGCTCGCCGTCTACTACGCGCTGCGGGGCGTCTCCCTGCTCTTCCTGCCCCTGCTGCTCGCGCCCTCGGTGCACCCGCCGATGCTGCTGTTCATCGTCTTCTACGGCCTCGACTGGGTCGCCACCGTGCCGCCCACGCTCGCGCTGTGCCGGGAGCACTACGGCGACGACAGCCCCGTCGTGTTCGGCTGGGTCCTGGCGTCCCACCAGGTGGGCGCGGCGGTGGTCGCCTTCGTCGGCGGTCTCGCGCGGGACGCGTTCGGCACGTACGACGTGGTCTGGCTCGGGTCGGGGGCGCTGTGCGCGGCGGCGGCGCTGTTGGCGCTGGTGATCCGCGAGCGGCCGGCGGACCGCCCGGACGCGGTGGCCGTGGAGGCGGTGGACTGA
- a CDS encoding NAD(P)/FAD-dependent oxidoreductase, whose product MADSTTSAQPTAPHRADRPVHVIGGGPGGLSVAYALRARGVRAVVLERSERVGDSWRRHYDRLHLHTTRRRSALPGLPMPRRFGRWPSRDDVVRYLEKYAEHHRLEIVTGVEVSRVERTPDGTGWLLRATGGRELTGAAVVVATGFNHTPRVPGWPGRDTYGGEFLHASQYRNAEPFAGRDVLVVGAGNTGAEIAVDLAEGGASRVRLAVRTPPHIVRRSTAGWPAQYSGILVRRLPVGLVDRISRLQARIALPDLSEHGLPRPEAGLYSRVLEGAIPVQDVGLVDAVRKGRVEVVAAVKGFEDDEVLLADGERVAPDAVIAATGYERGLEGLVGGLGVLDDRGRPVVHGARTPAGAPDLYFTGFTNPISGNLREMALDAQRIARAVARSGKASRLPGA is encoded by the coding sequence ATGGCCGACTCCACCACGTCCGCGCAGCCCACCGCGCCCCACCGGGCGGACCGCCCCGTCCACGTCATCGGCGGCGGCCCCGGCGGACTGTCCGTCGCGTACGCCCTGCGCGCCCGCGGGGTGCGGGCCGTCGTCCTGGAGCGTTCCGAGCGGGTCGGCGACTCCTGGCGCCGCCACTACGACCGGCTGCACCTGCACACCACCCGGCGGCGGTCGGCGCTGCCCGGCCTGCCGATGCCCCGCCGCTTCGGACGCTGGCCGTCCCGCGACGACGTGGTCCGCTACCTGGAGAAGTACGCCGAGCACCACCGGCTGGAGATCGTCACCGGTGTCGAGGTGTCCCGCGTCGAGCGCACCCCCGACGGCACCGGCTGGCTGCTGCGCGCCACCGGCGGGCGTGAGCTGACCGGCGCGGCGGTCGTCGTCGCCACCGGCTTCAACCACACCCCGCGCGTCCCCGGCTGGCCCGGCCGGGACACCTACGGCGGGGAGTTCCTGCACGCGTCGCAGTACCGCAACGCCGAGCCGTTCGCGGGGCGGGACGTGCTGGTGGTGGGGGCCGGCAACACGGGCGCCGAGATCGCCGTGGACCTGGCGGAGGGCGGCGCCTCCCGGGTGCGGCTGGCGGTGCGCACCCCGCCGCACATCGTGCGCCGCTCGACCGCGGGCTGGCCCGCGCAGTACTCCGGGATCCTGGTGCGCCGGCTGCCGGTGGGCCTGGTCGACCGGATCAGCCGGCTCCAGGCGCGGATCGCGCTGCCGGACCTGTCCGAGCACGGCCTGCCCCGCCCGGAGGCCGGGCTCTACTCCCGCGTCCTGGAGGGCGCCATCCCGGTGCAGGACGTCGGTCTGGTCGACGCCGTGCGCAAGGGCAGGGTGGAGGTGGTCGCCGCCGTGAAGGGCTTCGAGGACGACGAGGTGCTGCTGGCCGACGGCGAGCGCGTCGCCCCGGACGCGGTGATCGCGGCCACGGGCTACGAACGCGGTCTGGAGGGCCTGGTCGGCGGCCTCGGCGTGCTGGACGACCGGGGCAGGCCCGTGGTCCACGGCGCCCGCACCCCGGCCGGCGCCCCGGACCTGTACTTCACCGGCTTCACCAACCCGATCAGCGGCAACCTCAGGGAGATGGCCCTGGACGCCCAGCGCATAGCCCGGGCGGTCGCCCGCAGCGGCAAGGCGTCCCGGCTGCCGGGCGCCTGA
- a CDS encoding GNAT family N-acetyltransferase — protein sequence MVSSHPRARLRPPSGLRGHGLFLRPWDPESAADAETWLRGITDPEFRRWNTPLRPVTDLAGARESLRARAAQTADGAGVSFHVADADSGTALGHIGVTEIRPVLRCGRVGYWVLPEARGRGVATRALLLAAGWALTDGGLHRLELEHAVGHTASCRIAERCGFLPEGTLRGAMFAAGRHDAYRDAHLHARLATDAVPPGP from the coding sequence ATGGTCTCTTCGCACCCACGCGCCCGGCTCCGCCCGCCGTCCGGACTCCGCGGCCACGGTCTGTTCCTGCGCCCCTGGGACCCGGAGTCCGCCGCCGACGCCGAGACCTGGCTGCGCGGCATCACCGACCCGGAGTTCCGGCGCTGGAACACCCCGCTCCGCCCGGTCACCGACCTCGCCGGCGCCCGTGAGTCGCTGCGCGCCCGCGCCGCGCAGACCGCGGACGGCGCGGGCGTCTCCTTCCACGTCGCCGACGCGGACAGCGGTACGGCGCTGGGCCACATCGGCGTCACCGAGATCCGCCCGGTGCTGCGCTGTGGCCGCGTCGGCTACTGGGTGCTGCCCGAGGCGCGCGGCCGGGGCGTGGCCACCCGCGCGCTGCTGCTCGCCGCGGGGTGGGCGCTGACCGACGGCGGCCTGCACCGCCTGGAACTGGAACACGCCGTCGGCCACACGGCCTCCTGCCGCATCGCGGAACGCTGCGGCTTCCTCCCGGAGGGCACACTCCGCGGCGCGATGTTCGCCGCCGGCCGCCACGACGCCTACCGGGACGCCCACCTCCACGCCCGCCTCGCCACGGACGCGGTTCCGCCGGGTCCGTGA
- a CDS encoding pyridoxal 5'-phosphate synthase codes for MEPDLHALLRSLRVWDPAVTDLRPFDPERAPAEPLPLFARWLAQAAAAGQPEPHTMSLATADAAGLPDVRIVMLHGADEDGWSFATHAHSRKGGHLAARPYAALAFYWPVLGRQVRVRGPVSAAPPEEARADLRARSTGALAAALTGRQSAVLPSPEDLTRASEAAWARARRAPDTPAPSWTLYRLAPDETEFFQGDPHRRHVRLRYRREEEGWVRELLWP; via the coding sequence ATGGAACCCGACCTCCACGCACTGCTGCGGTCCCTGCGGGTGTGGGACCCGGCCGTCACCGACCTGCGTCCCTTCGATCCGGAGCGAGCCCCCGCCGAGCCGCTGCCGCTGTTCGCGCGGTGGCTGGCGCAGGCCGCGGCGGCCGGCCAGCCCGAGCCGCACACCATGTCCCTGGCCACGGCGGACGCGGCGGGCCTGCCGGACGTACGGATCGTGATGCTGCACGGCGCGGACGAGGACGGCTGGTCGTTCGCCACGCACGCGCACAGCCGCAAGGGCGGACACCTCGCGGCCCGCCCGTACGCGGCCCTCGCCTTCTACTGGCCGGTCCTGGGCCGCCAGGTCCGGGTACGGGGCCCCGTGTCGGCCGCCCCGCCCGAGGAGGCCCGGGCGGACCTGCGCGCCCGCTCCACCGGCGCCCTGGCCGCGGCCCTGACCGGCCGCCAGAGCGCGGTGCTCCCCTCCCCGGAGGACCTCACCCGCGCCTCCGAAGCCGCCTGGGCCCGGGCCCGCCGGGCCCCGGACACCCCGGCCCCCTCCTGGACCCTCTACCGCCTCGCCCCGGACGAGACGGAGTTCTTCCAGGGCGACCCCCACCGCCGCCACGTCCGCCTGCGGTACCGCCGCGAGGAGGAGGGCTGGGTCAGGGAGCTGCTCTGGCCGTGA
- a CDS encoding pyridoxamine 5'-phosphate oxidase family protein, with translation MALTREEREQFLSEPRVAAFAVDAGGGRAPLTVPIWYQYAPGEDVWILTGLHSRKNRLLRAAGRFSLLVERVEPTLRYVSVEGPVTDTSPATVEKLREISARYLPAEKVEGYVDFAWKNHGEQVVVRMRPERWVSSDLGSV, from the coding sequence ATGGCCCTGACCCGTGAAGAGCGCGAACAGTTCCTGTCCGAACCGCGTGTGGCCGCGTTCGCGGTGGACGCGGGCGGGGGCCGCGCCCCGCTGACCGTGCCGATCTGGTACCAGTACGCGCCCGGCGAGGACGTGTGGATCCTCACCGGCCTGCACTCCCGCAAGAACCGGCTGCTGCGGGCGGCGGGGCGCTTCTCCCTCCTGGTGGAGCGCGTCGAGCCGACCCTCCGCTACGTCTCCGTCGAGGGCCCGGTCACCGACACCTCCCCCGCGACGGTCGAGAAGCTGCGGGAGATCTCCGCGCGCTACCTGCCGGCCGAGAAGGTCGAGGGGTACGTCGACTTCGCGTGGAAGAACCACGGCGAGCAGGTCGTCGTACGGATGCGGCCGGAACGGTGGGTGTCGTCCGACCTCGGGTCCGTCTGA